In one window of Blattabacterium sp. (Cryptocercus punctulatus) str. Cpu DNA:
- a CDS encoding FtsL-like putative cell division protein, translated as MKTNFKDILKGKFLVKEDAYRSWNFIVFITILSLISITSSHIMDRKIRKITNINEEIKELQSEYADIHSKFLKMKLSSVLNKLVKINGLKYLEEPPYELILVDNKDMDLKRK; from the coding sequence ATGAAGACTAATTTCAAAGATATACTGAAAGGAAAATTTTTAGTGAAGGAAGATGCATATCGTAGTTGGAATTTTATTGTTTTTATTACTATTTTATCTTTAATAAGCATTACTAGTTCTCATATAATGGATCGTAAAATTAGAAAAATTACGAATATAAATGAAGAAATAAAAGAACTTCAATCTGAGTATGCAGATATTCATAGTAAATTTTTGAAAATGAAACTATCTTCCGTTTTAAATAAACTAGTAAAGATTAATGGTTTAAAATATTTAGAGGAGCCACCATACGAATTAATTTTAGTAGATAACAAAGATATGGATCTAAAAAGAAAATGA
- a CDS encoding Do family serine endopeptidase encodes MKKIVVYIVISSIMSSVMTIAVYKKYTKEDSQLFPYGSSLERTIPSNSSSLISSAGLPDFTRVVEKTIHAVVNVKNYSKKYSNRLNFDPFDFFFGFPDDFGGRGKIPQRNEIPGLHGSGVIISPDGYIVTNNHVIKDADKIEITLSDQRTYRAKLIGTDTSTDIALLKINEKKLPFIYFSDSNKVQVGEWVLAIGNPFDLNSTVTAGIISAKNRNLGILRGETQTAIESFFQTDAAVNPGNSGGALVNTNGELIGINTAISSNSGNFIGYSFSAPSNLVGKVIQDIKKYGTVQRAYLGVRGMDLSKAEYLKSYNNETHQNIKPQQGFLIGEVFDKSGAYEAGLQKGDIIKNIDGKPIQNVADLSFIVGTKHPGDKVKVNILRNKEKKTFNVTLKDSQGRTKIRKREEITPSELLGATFEILGKDSKKDFGINYGIRITEIRTGRLSSIGLEEGDIILSINGEKIRKPNDVDRILKRYKGDVTIKSIKQNGQVYIVGFEMN; translated from the coding sequence ATGAAAAAAATAGTTGTTTATATTGTGATTAGTAGTATCATGAGCTCAGTAATGACTATTGCAGTATACAAAAAATATACTAAAGAAGATTCCCAATTATTTCCATATGGATCTTCGTTGGAAAGAACGATACCCTCAAACTCATCTTCATTAATTAGTTCTGCTGGATTACCTGATTTTACAAGAGTAGTAGAAAAAACAATACATGCGGTAGTAAATGTAAAAAATTATTCTAAAAAATATAGTAATCGATTGAATTTTGATCCATTTGACTTTTTTTTTGGATTTCCTGATGATTTTGGAGGAAGAGGAAAAATACCTCAAAGAAATGAGATACCTGGACTTCATGGATCTGGAGTCATAATATCTCCTGATGGATATATTGTTACAAATAATCATGTCATAAAAGATGCAGATAAAATAGAAATTACTCTTAGTGATCAAAGAACTTATAGAGCAAAATTGATTGGTACAGATACAAGTACGGATATAGCTTTATTAAAAATTAATGAAAAAAAATTACCTTTTATTTATTTTTCGGATTCTAATAAAGTACAAGTAGGAGAATGGGTTTTAGCAATAGGAAATCCTTTTGATTTGAATTCTACTGTTACTGCAGGTATCATAAGTGCTAAAAATAGAAATTTAGGAATATTAAGAGGAGAGACTCAAACAGCTATAGAATCTTTCTTTCAAACAGATGCAGCTGTTAATCCTGGTAATAGTGGAGGAGCATTAGTAAATACTAATGGGGAACTAATTGGAATTAATACGGCAATTTCTTCTAATTCAGGAAATTTTATAGGATATAGTTTTTCCGCTCCTTCAAATTTAGTTGGAAAAGTAATACAGGATATAAAGAAATACGGAACGGTACAACGTGCATATTTAGGAGTTAGAGGAATGGATCTTTCTAAAGCAGAATATTTAAAATCTTATAATAATGAAACACATCAAAATATAAAACCACAACAAGGATTTTTAATTGGAGAAGTATTTGACAAAAGTGGTGCCTATGAAGCAGGTCTTCAAAAAGGAGATATTATAAAAAATATAGACGGAAAACCGATTCAAAATGTAGCAGATTTATCTTTTATAGTTGGAACTAAACATCCAGGAGATAAGGTAAAAGTTAATATTTTACGTAACAAAGAAAAAAAAACTTTTAACGTTACTTTAAAAGATTCACAAGGGAGAACAAAAATTAGAAAAAGAGAAGAAATAACACCATCGGAATTACTAGGTGCTACTTTTGAAATTCTTGGAAAAGATTCCAAAAAAGATTTTGGAATTAATTATGGTATTAGAATTACAGAAATAAGAACCGGTCGTTTAAGTTCTATAGGTTTAGAAGAAGGAGATATTATTTTATCTATTAATGGAGAAAAAATAAGAAAACCTAATGATGTAGATCGTATCTTAAAAAGATACAAAGGAGATGTAACTATAAAATCTATTAAACAAAATGGTCAAGTATATATCGTAGGATTTGAAATGAATTAA
- a CDS encoding penicillin-binding protein, which produces MMKQKRYMLLYKSYFIGFLFLFIASLIIFNLFYIQNCSYKYKNSFIEKTIRTNLIKAKRGNIYALDSSILAMSIIKYDIHIDFRSISEKLFKENIFFLCNSLESLFKKPRNFFYKKFQYEKKKGNRYFLLVKNLDYPHFKKLRNFPIFNKGKIRGGFIVEKKNFRVHTLESIGKRTLGYDDHRGKVGLEGAFSKYLKGKNGQRLEQRISSNIWKPLNSGNEIDPEDGKDVYSTIDISLQDIAYNALLHELTISHADHGCVILMKVKSGEISAMINLEKTKKNIYEDLRNFSVWECSEPGSTFKTMAILAALEDKKIEMDMMVNTKDGIMKLRGKKIRDSHYSGYRKMNLKQILEHSSNVGIAKIIYKNYKENPKKFIEHFIKWKLDKKIGIDIPGESSPFIPKPGGDNWSSITLPWMTFGYNLKLTPLQILTFYNSIANKGIMIKPIFIRDIKFYGKSIKKYPIPIVMNPSIASKKSIKKIQNMLEGVVKNGTAKKYYHPEYPYAGKTGTTQLDYWIKGKPLSYNSSFVGYFPAKNPKYSCIVVISKPEKGYYGIEIAVPVFDKIARSIYPKIGKKYLNKNNKVDINFIKKIKESKNSSLIHYFDQGIMPNIISFPGKEIIPLLENRGIKIQYKGIGKVYFQSIKPGNKLKKNKVIFLKLEE; this is translated from the coding sequence ATGATGAAACAAAAAAGGTATATGTTATTGTATAAATCCTACTTCATTGGTTTTTTATTTCTTTTTATTGCTTCCCTGATTATTTTTAATTTATTCTACATTCAGAATTGTTCATATAAATATAAAAATTCTTTTATAGAAAAAACAATTAGAACTAATTTAATTAAGGCAAAAAGGGGAAATATTTATGCATTAGATAGCAGTATTTTAGCAATGTCTATCATAAAATATGATATTCATATTGATTTTAGATCAATATCAGAAAAATTATTTAAAGAAAATATTTTTTTTTTGTGTAATTCTTTAGAATCTTTATTTAAAAAACCAAGAAATTTTTTTTATAAAAAATTTCAATACGAAAAAAAAAAAGGAAATAGATATTTTTTATTAGTAAAAAATTTAGATTATCCACACTTTAAAAAATTACGAAATTTTCCAATTTTTAATAAAGGAAAAATACGAGGAGGTTTTATTGTAGAAAAAAAAAATTTCAGAGTCCATACATTAGAAAGTATAGGAAAAAGAACTTTAGGATACGATGATCATAGGGGAAAAGTTGGTCTAGAAGGAGCTTTTAGTAAGTATCTTAAAGGAAAAAATGGACAACGATTAGAACAGAGGATTAGTTCTAATATATGGAAACCCTTAAATTCAGGGAATGAAATTGATCCCGAAGATGGAAAAGATGTCTATTCTACTATAGATATATCTTTACAAGATATTGCTTATAATGCTTTACTTCATGAACTAACTATTTCTCATGCAGATCATGGATGTGTTATTCTTATGAAGGTAAAAAGTGGTGAAATTAGTGCTATGATTAATTTAGAAAAAACAAAAAAAAATATTTATGAAGATTTAAGAAATTTTTCTGTATGGGAATGTAGTGAACCTGGATCTACTTTCAAAACTATGGCAATTCTAGCAGCTTTAGAAGATAAAAAAATAGAAATGGACATGATGGTGAATACTAAAGATGGGATTATGAAATTAAGAGGAAAAAAAATCCGAGATAGTCATTACAGTGGATATAGAAAAATGAATTTAAAACAAATTTTGGAACATTCTTCAAATGTAGGAATAGCAAAAATTATTTATAAAAATTACAAAGAAAATCCGAAAAAATTCATAGAACATTTTATAAAATGGAAATTAGATAAAAAAATTGGAATAGATATTCCAGGTGAAAGTTCCCCTTTTATTCCAAAACCTGGTGGAGATAATTGGAGTAGTATTACATTACCATGGATGACTTTCGGATATAATTTGAAACTAACTCCTTTACAAATTCTAACTTTTTATAATTCTATTGCTAATAAAGGAATCATGATCAAACCTATTTTTATTAGAGATATTAAATTTTATGGAAAAAGTATTAAAAAATATCCAATACCTATTGTAATGAATCCTTCTATTGCATCAAAAAAATCTATAAAAAAAATTCAAAATATGCTAGAAGGAGTGGTAAAAAATGGAACAGCTAAAAAATATTATCATCCAGAATATCCTTATGCAGGAAAAACTGGTACAACCCAATTAGATTATTGGATAAAAGGTAAACCTTTGTCTTACAATAGTTCTTTTGTAGGATATTTTCCTGCAAAAAATCCAAAATATTCTTGTATTGTAGTTATTTCAAAACCAGAAAAAGGATATTACGGAATAGAAATTGCTGTACCAGTATTTGATAAAATAGCTAGATCAATTTATCCAAAAATTGGAAAAAAGTATCTTAACAAAAATAATAAAGTAGATATTAATTTTATAAAAAAAATTAAAGAATCAAAAAATTCTTCGTTAATCCATTATTTTGATCAAGGGATTATGCCTAATATAATTTCTTTTCCAGGAAAAGAAATTATACCTCTATTAGAAAATAGAGGTATAAAAATACAATATAAAGGGATAGGAAAAGTTTATTTTCAGTCTATAAAGCCAGGAAATAAATTGAAAAAAAATAAAGTTATTTTTCTGAAATTAGAAGAATGA
- the dapF gene encoding diaminopimelate epimerase encodes MKLNFFKYQGTGNDFIILDIRKKKIPVCLPALFTKLCNRNFGIGADGIILIKNDSQSNFYMKYYNSDGKESTMCGNGARCAILFSKKLGIKKKNKIYFRAIDGIHYGIIKDKNLICINLMDIEINMIQIYPNYTILNTGSPHYILFVENIQKIDVNKEGRKIRFQKPYEEDGINVNFVEVIGNNMIKVRTYERGVEKETLSCGTGVTASSIAAYEKGVFAYYYNNVYGKVLAYTLGGKLWISFKKIHDKYYKEINLTGSVKFIFEGYINI; translated from the coding sequence ATGAAATTAAATTTTTTTAAATACCAAGGAACGGGAAATGATTTTATAATACTAGATATTAGAAAAAAAAAAATTCCGGTATGTCTCCCTGCTTTGTTTACAAAATTATGTAATAGGAATTTTGGAATTGGAGCTGATGGAATTATTTTAATTAAAAATGATTCTCAAAGCAATTTTTATATGAAATATTATAATTCTGATGGAAAAGAAAGTACAATGTGTGGTAATGGAGCACGTTGTGCAATTTTATTTTCGAAAAAATTAGGAATAAAAAAAAAAAATAAAATCTATTTTAGAGCTATAGATGGAATTCACTATGGTATAATAAAGGATAAAAATTTGATATGCATAAATCTCATGGACATAGAAATAAATATGATCCAAATTTATCCAAATTATACTATTTTAAATACTGGATCTCCACATTATATTCTTTTTGTAGAAAATATTCAAAAAATAGATGTTAATAAAGAAGGTAGAAAAATTAGATTTCAAAAACCTTATGAAGAAGATGGTATCAATGTTAACTTTGTAGAAGTTATTGGAAATAATATGATAAAAGTACGGACTTACGAAAGAGGAGTGGAAAAAGAAACTTTATCCTGTGGAACAGGAGTTACAGCTTCTTCTATTGCAGCTTATGAAAAAGGGGTTTTTGCATATTATTATAATAATGTTTATGGAAAGGTATTAGCCTATACTTTAGGAGGAAAATTATGGATTTCATTTAAAAAAATACATGATAAATATTATAAAGAAATAAATTTAACAGGATCGGTAAAATTTATTTTTGAAGGATATATTAATATTTAA
- the ychF gene encoding redox-regulated ATPase YchF, with translation MKCGIIGLPNIGKSTLFNLISNSKALSKNFPFCTIEPNYGITKIPDKRLCELKTLINPNKIVPSKIKIVDIAGLIKGSHKGEGLGNKFLSHIRETNVIIHMIRCFNDIRVLHVEGEINPIRDKEIIDIELQFKDLETIEKRLEKTYKNKKSISTILLQKVFSFLKEGKNIRIFPFKNNEKKYIEDLQLLTIKPVLYVCNIDDKNDFNIKKIKEMVKKEKSTLVILSLKKKSYDQKKNYISGINKIIKESYKLLNLQSFFTIGKEEIRAWSIPNHYTAYQASSVIHTDLKKGFICAEIIHYKDFIKYGSKEKAKKAGKTFLVGKNYLIKDGDIIHFRFNQ, from the coding sequence ATGAAATGTGGAATTATTGGGTTACCAAATATAGGAAAATCAACATTATTTAATCTTATTTCTAATTCTAAAGCTTTATCAAAAAATTTCCCTTTTTGTACCATAGAACCAAATTATGGAATAACAAAAATTCCAGATAAAAGATTATGTGAATTAAAAACCTTGATTAATCCCAATAAAATAGTTCCATCAAAAATAAAAATAGTAGATATTGCTGGATTAATTAAAGGTTCACATAAAGGAGAAGGATTAGGTAATAAATTTCTATCCCATATTCGTGAAACAAATGTAATAATCCATATGATTCGTTGTTTCAACGATATTAGAGTACTTCATGTAGAAGGGGAAATAAACCCAATTAGGGATAAAGAAATTATTGATATAGAATTACAGTTCAAAGATCTAGAAACGATAGAAAAAAGACTAGAAAAAACTTATAAAAATAAAAAATCTATAAGTACTATATTATTACAAAAAGTTTTTTCTTTTCTAAAAGAAGGAAAAAATATTAGAATATTTCCATTTAAAAATAATGAAAAAAAATACATAGAGGATTTACAGTTACTAACTATTAAACCAGTCCTTTATGTATGTAATATAGATGATAAAAATGATTTTAATATAAAAAAGATAAAAGAAATGGTAAAAAAGGAAAAATCAACTTTAGTCATTTTATCGTTAAAAAAAAAATCATATGATCAGAAAAAAAATTACATTTCCGGAATTAATAAGATTATTAAGGAATCATATAAGTTATTAAACTTACAAAGTTTTTTTACAATAGGAAAAGAAGAAATACGTGCTTGGTCAATTCCAAATCATTATACTGCTTACCAAGCTTCTTCGGTAATACATACAGATTTAAAAAAAGGATTTATTTGTGCAGAAATTATTCATTACAAAGATTTTATCAAATATGGTTCGAAAGAAAAAGCTAAAAAAGCAGGAAAAACATTTTTAGTAGGAAAAAATTATCTTATTAAAGATGGAGATATTATCCATTTTCGATTCAATCAATGA
- a CDS encoding M42 family metallopeptidase — protein MDNKNRYSISDQSIRFLNKYLNSFSPTGYESEGQKIWKDYINSYVEKIVTDLYGTVVGIINPNNSPYKLIIEAHADEISWYVNYITKDGLIYVSRNGGSDHQIAPSKKVVIHTKKGLVNGVFGWPAIHTRKSLEEKKPNLDNIFIDIGAFDKKEVEEMGVHVGCFITYPDEFFIMNHNYFVCRSLDNKIGGFIIAEVAKMIIEHGIDLQFGLYVVNSVQEEVGLRGAKMISHAIKPHIAIVTDVTHDTYTPMIDKKIQGDIKCGLGPVIGYAPSIHKKIREFIIDTSKNKKISFQRLVSSRYTGTDTDAFAYYNKGVLSSLISIPLKYMHTTVEMVHKKDVEKTIQLIFETLKGINYSKKKFFID, from the coding sequence ATGGATAATAAAAACCGTTATTCAATAAGTGATCAATCTATAAGATTTCTTAATAAATATTTAAATAGTTTTTCCCCAACTGGATACGAAAGTGAAGGTCAAAAAATATGGAAAGATTATATTAATTCTTATGTAGAAAAAATAGTAACTGATTTGTATGGAACCGTAGTAGGAATTATTAATCCAAATAATTCTCCTTACAAATTAATAATTGAAGCTCATGCAGATGAAATATCTTGGTATGTAAATTATATTACAAAAGATGGATTAATATATGTTTCCAGAAATGGAGGATCGGATCATCAAATAGCTCCATCAAAAAAAGTAGTTATACATACAAAAAAAGGATTAGTAAATGGGGTATTTGGTTGGCCAGCTATCCATACAAGAAAATCTTTAGAAGAAAAAAAACCTAATTTAGATAATATTTTCATAGATATTGGGGCTTTTGATAAAAAAGAAGTAGAAGAAATGGGTGTTCATGTAGGATGTTTTATCACTTATCCTGATGAATTTTTTATTATGAATCATAATTATTTTGTTTGTAGGTCATTGGATAATAAAATAGGAGGATTTATCATTGCAGAAGTAGCAAAAATGATAATAGAACATGGAATTGATTTACAATTTGGCTTATATGTGGTGAATTCGGTTCAAGAAGAAGTAGGATTGAGAGGAGCTAAAATGATTTCTCATGCAATAAAACCTCATATAGCTATTGTTACTGATGTAACACATGATACTTATACCCCGATGATTGATAAAAAAATACAGGGGGATATTAAATGTGGTTTAGGACCTGTGATTGGATATGCTCCTTCAATACATAAAAAAATTAGAGAATTTATTATTGATACGTCTAAAAATAAAAAAATTTCTTTTCAACGTTTAGTTTCATCTAGATATACGGGGACCGATACGGATGCTTTTGCATATTATAATAAGGGTGTTCTCTCTTCTTTAATTTCCATACCTCTTAAATATATGCATACTACAGTAGAAATGGTCCATAAAAAAGATGTGGAAAAAACAATACAGTTAATTTTTGAAACCTTAAAAGGAATTAACTATTCCAAAAAAAAATTTTTCATTGATTGA
- a CDS encoding UDP-N-acetylmuramoyl-L-alanyl-D-glutamate--2,6-diaminopimelate ligase, with amino-acid sequence MKKLLMDILIKVNILKIIGYSKKWIEGISIHSKMVKKNIIFIANQGINTDGHLFIIEAIQNGANIIVCEKKPSLIQKSITYVLVKDSIEALGTISSNFYDNPTKKIKLVGITGTNGKTSIATILHYLFYKMGEKNILISTMGIKIMSKKITTLHTTPNIIEINKYLNISIQKGCKYAFMEVSSHGIHQKRITGLLFTGGIFTNITHDHLDYHKSFDNYLSTKRFFFENFLHKNTFALINVDDKNSHKIIKNVLAKIYFYGIKKKADFKIKILKENINGNELIMDKNKFFIGLIGKFNIYNLLASYATAILLGKKKYEILKKIKTIKPIKGRFEQFISYSGIRIIVDYAHNPNGLKTVLNTIKKIKKKEEKLICVIGCGGNRDKKKRSLMGKIVYDLCDRSIFTSDNPREEDPKKILIDMKKFRSYLKKKDILTIVNRKEAIKKAIQLAKKKDIIVLAGKGHENYQEIKGIRYPFNDMKIAKTLLKNYNR; translated from the coding sequence ATGAAAAAACTACTAATGGATATTTTAATAAAAGTGAATATATTAAAAATCATAGGATATTCTAAAAAATGGATAGAAGGGATTTCTATACATTCTAAAATGGTAAAAAAAAATATAATTTTTATAGCTAATCAAGGAATAAATACAGATGGTCATTTGTTTATTATAGAGGCTATCCAAAATGGAGCAAATATCATAGTTTGCGAAAAAAAACCTTCTTTAATACAAAAATCTATAACCTATGTCCTCGTAAAAGATTCAATAGAAGCTTTAGGAACTATTTCTTCTAATTTTTATGATAATCCTACCAAAAAAATAAAATTGGTCGGCATTACGGGTACAAATGGAAAAACATCCATAGCTACAATACTTCACTATTTATTTTATAAAATGGGAGAAAAAAATATACTTATTTCTACTATGGGTATTAAAATTATGTCGAAAAAAATTACTACTTTACATACAACTCCAAATATTATTGAAATAAATAAATATTTAAATATATCGATCCAAAAAGGATGTAAATATGCATTTATGGAAGTAAGTTCACATGGAATTCATCAAAAAAGAATTACAGGATTGTTATTTACAGGAGGAATATTTACTAATATCACACATGATCATTTAGATTACCATAAATCTTTTGATAATTATCTATCAACTAAAAGATTTTTTTTTGAAAATTTTTTACATAAAAATACTTTTGCATTAATTAATGTTGATGACAAAAATTCACATAAAATAATAAAAAATGTTTTGGCTAAAATTTATTTTTACGGAATAAAAAAAAAAGCAGATTTTAAAATTAAAATTTTAAAAGAAAATATCAATGGTAATGAATTAATAATGGATAAAAATAAATTTTTTATCGGTTTAATTGGAAAATTTAATATTTATAATCTATTGGCAAGTTACGCTACAGCTATATTATTGGGTAAAAAAAAATATGAAATATTAAAAAAAATAAAGACTATAAAACCTATAAAAGGGCGTTTTGAACAATTTATATCCTATTCTGGAATTCGTATAATTGTTGATTATGCTCATAATCCAAATGGATTAAAAACGGTTTTAAATACTATTAAAAAAATAAAAAAAAAAGAGGAAAAGTTAATTTGCGTAATAGGTTGTGGAGGAAATAGAGATAAAAAAAAACGTTCATTAATGGGAAAAATTGTTTATGATTTATGTGATAGATCAATTTTTACATCAGATAATCCTAGGGAAGAGGACCCCAAAAAAATATTAATTGATATGAAAAAGTTTAGATCATATTTAAAAAAAAAGGATATTTTGACAATTGTTAATCGAAAAGAAGCTATTAAAAAAGCTATTCAATTAGCAAAAAAGAAAGATATTATTGTTCTAGCAGGAAAAGGACACGAAAATTATCAAGAAATTAAAGGAATACGTTACCCTTTTAACGATATGAAAATTGCTAAAACGTTATTAAAAAATTATAATAGATAA
- the rsmH gene encoding 16S rRNA (cytosine(1402)-N(4))-methyltransferase RsmH, producing the protein MKFQHDYYHKPVLLKESIDNLVTDKNGIYIDVTFGGGGHSYEILKKLDRKAILIALDQDEESIKNNFIKDKRFHLFQKNFIHIKNVLKKLHIKKVSGLLADLGISSFQMDNPIRGFSHQLNCPLDMRMNQNINSYSALHVINKYSKNELFNIFYKYGDFKNAVKITEKILKRRLKKPITTTLDLKNIFFLKKSSFNKRKKFFSRLFQSIRIEVNNEINILKNFLLESSEVILPGGRISVISYHSIEDRITKYFFKTGLFKPKNSSQIDIIPFKMIHKKVIKPSIQEIIDNPRSRSAKLRIAEKL; encoded by the coding sequence ATGAAATTTCAACATGATTATTACCATAAACCAGTTCTACTCAAAGAAAGTATAGATAATTTAGTTACAGATAAAAATGGAATTTATATAGATGTTACATTTGGTGGAGGAGGACATTCTTATGAAATTTTAAAAAAATTAGATCGAAAAGCTATTTTAATTGCTTTGGATCAAGATGAAGAATCTATAAAAAATAATTTCATCAAGGATAAACGTTTTCATTTATTCCAAAAAAATTTTATACATATAAAAAATGTATTGAAAAAACTTCATATTAAAAAAGTATCAGGATTATTAGCTGATTTAGGGATATCTTCTTTTCAAATGGATAATCCTATAAGAGGATTTTCTCATCAATTAAACTGTCCTTTAGATATGAGAATGAATCAGAATATAAATTCTTATTCTGCTTTACATGTGATCAATAAATATTCAAAAAATGAATTATTTAATATATTTTACAAATATGGAGATTTCAAAAATGCAGTAAAAATTACTGAAAAAATATTAAAAAGACGTTTAAAAAAACCTATTACAACTACCTTAGATTTAAAAAATATTTTTTTTCTTAAAAAATCTTCTTTTAATAAAAGAAAAAAATTTTTTTCTAGACTTTTTCAGTCTATACGAATAGAAGTTAATAATGAAATAAATATTTTAAAAAATTTTTTACTAGAATCTTCGGAAGTTATCCTACCAGGAGGTAGAATTTCCGTGATTTCTTATCATTCAATAGAAGATAGAATTACAAAATATTTTTTTAAAACAGGATTATTTAAACCAAAAAATAGTAGTCAGATCGATATAATTCCATTTAAAATGATTCATAAAAAAGTCATTAAACCTAGTATTCAAGAAATTATTGACAATCCAAGATCTAGAAGTGCTAAGTTAAGAATTGCGGAAAAACTATAA
- a CDS encoding LptF/LptG family permease, producing the protein MKKIDRYIIYNVLITYIFITFFLQILSIVIDISQRMHRLENNQGSIKQALIHYYPFWSIWLANTFSPISVFLSIIFFTSRLTKNSEMTAILSSGISLKRITIPYLISAFLIGGFSLIMNYSFLPMANKIKNKFHYQYLLSLSQKSKYENSKAISTQISNNEYLFIRNFSKKKNIGHGFTYQKLNGNKLVYILKAKNIFWSKKYRIYILHDYIETYIKKNKDILFKGIYIKKNFSMTPEELLPEEYIAETMTISELKKFINIEKKKRSHNINRHLNEYYQRTSLPFSTFIFTILGLSISSKMKKGGIGVNLIIGLILAFFYIFFIEISKVYSTKEYFPSYLSIWLPNIIMGVITLFIYWNRNKN; encoded by the coding sequence ATGAAAAAAATAGATCGTTATATTATTTATAATGTTCTTATTACTTATATATTTATTACTTTTTTTTTACAGATACTATCTATAGTTATAGATATTTCTCAACGTATGCATAGGTTGGAAAACAATCAAGGATCAATCAAACAGGCTTTAATTCATTATTACCCATTTTGGTCTATATGGTTAGCCAATACTTTTTCCCCTATTTCCGTTTTTTTATCTATTATTTTTTTTACATCTAGATTAACTAAAAATTCAGAAATGACCGCTATTCTAAGTAGTGGAATTAGTTTAAAAAGAATTACTATTCCTTATTTAATTTCAGCATTTTTAATCGGAGGATTTTCTTTAATCATGAATTATTCTTTTTTACCCATGGCTAACAAAATAAAAAATAAATTTCATTATCAATATTTATTAAGTTTAAGCCAAAAAAGTAAATACGAAAATAGTAAAGCAATAAGTACTCAAATTTCCAATAATGAATATCTATTCATTAGAAATTTTTCAAAAAAAAAAAATATAGGACATGGATTTACCTATCAAAAACTTAATGGGAATAAATTAGTATATATTTTAAAAGCTAAAAATATTTTTTGGTCCAAAAAATATCGTATATATATTCTACATGATTATATAGAAACTTATATAAAAAAGAATAAAGATATATTATTCAAAGGAATTTATATAAAAAAAAATTTTTCTATGACTCCGGAAGAACTTTTACCGGAAGAGTATATAGCAGAAACTATGACCATTTCAGAACTTAAAAAATTTATTAATATAGAAAAAAAAAAAAGAAGCCATAACATAAATAGGCATTTGAATGAGTATTATCAAAGAACAAGTTTACCTTTTTCTACTTTTATATTTACTATTTTAGGATTATCGATATCATCAAAAATGAAAAAGGGAGGAATAGGAGTAAATCTCATTATTGGATTAATATTAGCTTTTTTTTATATTTTTTTTATAGAAATATCAAAAGTATACTCTACCAAAGAGTATTTCCCTTCTTATTTATCTATTTGGCTTCCAAATATAATTATGGGAGTAATCACATTATTCATTTATTGGAATAGAAATAAAAATTAA